TCTCTCAGGAGGCCGATGCATATAATTGGCACCATATACAGGAAGCATCGTCAATTCCCTTGCAATTATTGTTCTCTCGTTGAACTATCAATAACTGGTCGCACGATCCACTTGGAATATAACAAAGTTGACGAGCTTACAGCAAAAGATTTAAGCTGTGCTTTGATATAATCAGCTGTGCAGTGAAAGATCCTTTGCCTTCCAGATTCAGATGTTAAATTACGGAATTTATATTGTGAAACCTTCGACTGTGTTTTTCAAGCGGAAGACTACCTTTCTATTCCCAGGCTCTAGCAAACACATTAGTTCCCAGTCTACTACTTTCTCTTTGTGTTTATTGTAGACATTGTGTTGAGTTATTAAATGTCATTAACTTTATTAGACttacaataatttttgcacTCTCAGTTATCACCAGCTTAGCATTAGAAGAAGTCAGCAGTGCACTGTTGCCCAGGCATCATCCAAATCAAcctgtctttttttcttatgtTCTGGGCAAATtctcagggttttttttttaactgggATGATCATTTCATAGAAAGCATTTCAGTCCAGTTTAAAATCATGATTTCATGCATACCAAACATTTGTTTGCATGATCTACAACACAACATTTTTAATGCTTCTGAAGCAAGACGATTAATTTCCAATTTGTCCCCCTGAGACATGAATGATTGCTATCGTTTCTTCTTCAAGAAGGGCTTCACAAGGTTTTGAGGGAAAAGAAGGCTCAACAGAAAAAATACTGCTTTTTAGTGCTTGCTTCTGACAGGGATATACTGAGTTTTTTGATGCCTTGAACAgtaaaaataaacttttgcagaAGAGAAAAACACTCTTCTATATTTCTTAACACAGAGCCATTTTTGTTAAACctgtttttggctttttcattAAAGCAATAGCTTTTGACATCTTTACATGGGAAAAGCCAGTTACTGGAATAACACACATTATTACTCCCGGGGACAATCATACACCTGGTTCAAAACTTTAAAACACTGTAAAAGAAACACACATACAAATAAATtatcaatattttattttattttatttatgatTCACAACATTCATATCATCTCTTCTGGTTCCCAAGATCATCCATGCTATCCTCGTCAATCTGTGCATTAAAAAAGTACAGAAAGAAaccgaaagaaaaaaagggaaaaaagactATTAAGAAAACTCATAAGCTACTTTGAGAATAACCACTTGGGTgttattcaagcctggattccTTTTTGAACTTCTATGCAACTGTTTAAGATGCTATCTACTTTTCAAAGATCTAAGAGatcacaataaaattatatttccAGTGGTATTTCTATTTTTAGTTGCTACCTCATGGAGATTTCAAAACTAGAACAACAAaagcaggggtttcaataagttctgaagtacAGTAGGCAGTAGGCCCTTTTAAAGTAGGTAGCTGAAGCAATTTAGGGGGTGTAGGAAGGCCCCTCCCCCTAGGGGGATCttggggcatgctcccccagaaattTTTGGAATCTGGAAGCCCAGATCAAATGCCAAATCCTTCATTCATTCTGGCATCCAATTCAGtactaaaattaatgtttataaagtaacaacagcaataattattaatgatcgACTCAATCAAAGTTAATATAGAAAGTAGGTGGTGAAATTCACTGGTTGCCGGCTTCCATTGAAACCCCTGAAAATTAGCAACATATAACTGGGCAGCAAATAAGGAAGTGCTTTcgaataatggtaataataataataattattattatttgatagGTTAAATAGGTGAATTATTACCTCTGGCCACTTTTCAGGGATAAAGTCAAGCAAATCATCTAAGACATCTCCCTGGATAACAATTTCATCAGGGCCTGTCACTGATGATCCACAAGAGTATTTTTGAGCAAATAACTTGGCTGCTTTTTTTAGGTCAATATCTAGACAAGATGAAAATGATATAAAGTCAGCTCGTTATTGAAAGACAAACCAATTAGCGGATAATGACGTTTATTGACTGAGTTATAAAACTGCAAAATACAAACTGTTTTATTGATCAAAAGAGCAAATGTTTACCGTTTTAGTTGATCACTGAATGTCTGACTGAATGACAGACTAATACACTAATACACatttcactctgacgaagggctaacgctcgaaacatcagctttctaaatctttcatggtggtaattcaacctttaccaactcctttgataaaaccaaatttttgttttgatctctcccaccaacgcagcaccacgtTTTTttaagaaactagaaatccaaagACTAATACACTGACTTGATGACTTCCTAACTGTCAGACGGTCAAATCCTAATGTGAACCTACACAGTTGACCAATGACTCATTTTAACTGGAGTTGACTTGTGAAATGGATTTACTCATCTGATATCAGGTTGTGGACAAACTGATTCACTCAAATCAGACAGATCAAAGTCAGGGATGATGTACTGTAGGCCctctttcaataataattacagctATCACTCACCAAATGTACCCAGTCCAGTTACAACAGTCACATACTTTTTCTTGTTTCGCTGTGCTCTTGAAAGTGTAACTTTTTTGGTGACATTCTTCAGGAACAAGAGAGGAAAAATGGTAAAAGTGTTTTAATTAGTAATAGAAAATTTCAACACATGGAAACGAGCAAATGACTTGGTGCTATTTTGTCACCTTCTTTTTGGGGACCCTGACAACTCCCTTGccacctgaaaagaaaaaggcaTGCAGGATGAATGCTTTAATGTTGTAAACTGTACCAAGATGGTTTCCATCATGGCTCTCAGAAAGTAATCAACCAGAAAAACCACATGTACAGTGAAATTGAACATTCTAGAGGTCATACATGCCTATCAATGATGGTTAATCAGTGTGATGCTTCATCAAAATTTGGCATATCAAAATGAACTGGTAACAATCAAGTTATCACAGTAACTAGGTTACAAAGGTGACATTTTGAGAGTTTGTCCTTTGTTGAAACGAATAGCCCTctgacaaaaatttaattttctccctgacaaagggctaatgcttgaaatgtcagcaaTCTAATATTTTCTTACATGAGTGGTGACTAATGTCCCTTATTAACCTTTTTAATACACCAAGTTACTGTGTTTTGCTTCTCCAACCACAccacaccacagtttctttagcgATCAGCCCTTTTATTTGGATATCTGACAAGACTATTGTGTACATTAAAGGGTTATACTCTGGTTATTGACTCACAAAAATTGAATGTTTGGGAAGAATGTTTACATGCGCTCTAAGACTGTCCTGACAAAAttcaccctgctagcagagccttttcttacggtacatatgctttgtacataccgagaaaaggctctgcacgaatcccgtcaagttcttgttgagcatgctcagcgcgctgctaagtaacagtttcgaacccaggctgaatcggtgttcatttctcataGTCTCCTTTCGGCggacctttcgccgccatttttacttgcttcctgcgggctcagtttcgatcatcggtttctcccaaaaattgatgctcgcgcttgaaaaaccagtttgacgagagtaaactGGAATGACAAGCCCcagaactggggctacggcgacttcaaaggatggactagatttgtgcagagcctattttttctgtgtatgaaggaaagagataaaagaggctctgctcgcagggtggaCAAAATTCAGCATATCCAAgatcaaaataattttgacctttTAGCAACAAACTTGTTGCTAAATTTAACCTTAACTGAATAAAATTGCATATATTATGTTGTACCTTAAATGGATTTCAGGACAAAGGGGTTCAACATACCTAGTTAGATTTAATCTTTTGTCTCTATTTAAAATAATGAATATCAGACATTATACTGTAAATCAAACTAAGTGGAAATACTTTTGGCCTGAAATTCATAACACATACAAACTACAACATACAGTATACATGTATGTGGTCTGAATCAAGACCGGGTTTTTTTAGGATTAATAGAATAAGAACTAAATGACACAGACCTCTTGTTTGCTTCTTCTTTGTTGCACCTTCACTAACATCTGTTGCAGCTAATTGGTCTGCCACTAAAATCAAAACATTAGTTACCCTATATATTATTAaccaataaaatattctttgctGCTCTGTTGCAACTTCACTAACATCTGTTGCAGCTAGCTGCTCTGCTGCTAAAATCAATACATTAGTTATATATTAAAAACCAATATGAAATATTCTTTTTCAAGGCAACCTCAAGACAGAGTTGTAGAGACTCAGACACTGCAGCAAAGGTGCAAAAATACAGTGGATTCCCTTTGGGTTGACTTAAGGGCAAGTCACTTTATTCTGCTTGGCTGGTTTAGACACCCTCAGAAGATTTTAATACATACATCTACACTAACTTTTCAGCAACTCAAAGAAAATGACTTCAGAGCtgagataaaataataataattattattgtaaaggCTACAAATTTGTAACAATGTcattttttggtcataaacaCACTAAAATTATTTGACTGCAGTGATTTGAGCAGAAAGTGAGAATGAACCGATAGTTGACAACAATACTTCAGTACACAATTTGACTGAGCTAGGATaaacaaaccaaaaattatAGTATAAGAATATTAAAGGTAAACAGTATCAGACTAATGTTCTAGCCAATTAACAAAAATTATGCCAGAGTGAAATGCCCTGTCATGAAGACCTAACTACTAAGAACACTGCAATAATATCCCTGCATGTCCAAGGGAATTCTCTCCACTGCAAGTAGTCAacatgtacaataataatattattaataagctCTTCATACCAAGAAACTATCGTGAACAATAACTACCTTGACTTATTAGTTCGTCATAAACATCGGGTAAATTTGTCTTTAACCATTCCTTACATTTCTCATACTCTGCTGTATATTCACAATactaaaaaatgaaatgaaacactTGATTAGCATGAATGGGCATTGCATTTGCAATAACATCATGTTTTTTGCACTGAGATAAAAATTAATCTCAGTGCATGAACTGGCTTGATTTCTCTTCAATGCAGAAACCAACTCACATTTTGAAGCAGTCAGCTAGTTCACCTCCTGCTAATTTGGGATTTAACTAATTCATGCATGTTTCCaataaataatatacaactatcccccaaagggaaggtgaatagtggtggatatgttgcaggttgaatttgatttcaggtcaaaatgatttaacccAGGTTGATCTgcaatttctttatctctggtattcattaccataaaaagagacaaagaaagtacaaatcaacctaggttaaaatcattttgaccagaaatcaaattaacctgcaacaGATATATACCGAGTTGCGAAGCGTCgagatatatatccaccgctcttcactgaccctgagggggatatttgttttagtatttaccaaatcagatggataaaaaaaacacttcgatttcttcttctgaaactttcgtgaaacgacgcaccatttttctctccgttcgcaaaacagtgaatatccaaggatattccgagttacgggagccaatcaaaacgcgcaaaaacttctatccactgatttggtaaatactaataattattattgtttataatatggtaaacaaattattacatcaGTATTTTCTCAGGAGTTGAACTCTTTTGGTCATAGGACGCCTTTTTACATTGATAAGTTAGCAATGCATTATTCCTGGTCCGAGGTATCGAAGGCAATCCAGAGGGGTGTtggtatgtgtgtgtgtgttgggGGAGGGGGTTACTATTGGGGCAGTCAGGATTTCAAAAAAATGGACTTTCATTTTCACCACAATACTAATAAGTATTAAGCAATATAAGTATAAAACATCATGAACATAAGTATGATAACCCATTAAAATGTTAAGTACACGTACCTCTAATGGTAAGCTGCAAACTGTTGTGAAATAGCCAAGGGTGAACCGGTAAAGAAATGGAAACACACAAAAGACAGTCTGCCTATGTTGATCGCCATAAACGTCCGCCTTCTATCAAGAAAATGTAACTTACCTCCGCAATATTGAACTTCAAGTggatattcaattttttcctCTGACTTGGTGGCGTTTCCTCTTGGAATGACTCTCTCTActtctgccgccattttgaatatttctCTCTACGTTCCGACTTTGGACATAATATGTGGTTATACACCACGTATTTATCTCTCCTCCACCTTGTGTACGATCAACGTACGGTGCACACCCCTTTCCAAACCGCCGGAAACGGACCGAGTTCCTCGAAGCATGGTTaaagcgctaaccagcgttaattATCATAGAAACGTGTAGTATACCTGTCAACTCTCACGCATTATGAGTGAGTCTCGCGCGTGCGGACTAAAGACGTCGATCTCACGAATAGAGAGCAATTTCTCATGCCTGACTTGGAAATCCGCATCACTTTGGCATACTAACAACAAAATTCAATCCAATATTCCCCCCCTTTCAAACGTCCTCTACATCTACATGATCTAGCACTAGGCAACATCccttttgacttgtggctgatTTTGCGAGCGTGACCTTATACAGCACAAGCCTTTTTGGAAACATCAAGCCAAGCCGGCCACGTTTGCTAGAGAGCGACACAACAAGTCAAATCACAACACTGGAAACTCCGTCCCTGCGCTTTTCgaacagtgcgtgggttcttcTACGTCTCGcagaattgtgaacaatgaCGAGTTGCGAGACGGGGCCTTCGGTTTATCGTAGAAAGTCTAGCTGTTTGCAGATGTGATTACAAAGGCAGTACTTTCTACTGAGTTGTTTAAAGACCCTGAATGTTGTTCCGGCCAAGGTTCGAACCCGCAACCTCCCGCACGGTGGTGCgacactcaaccaactgagctaatcgGTCGACGGTCTTCAAAACGTTCGAAAGCCATCGCAAAAGCTTCAAATAGCTTCGAGTAATGGATTATAATACAAGATCTGTGAATGTTCTCCAAGAATTAGGATGGGATACCATTGAGCAACGGAGGCTCTAAGCAGGTCGCTGTTACTGTTTTTAGTTCTATGAATAATGCACTTGTTATTTGCTTCCCCGTGGGTCGATCCCCGGGACACCCCTAAGAAACCCACGGGAACCCAGGAGGAATGGTACAGTTTGGGTATTTCCCTGCACCACGGGGACATACCCACAGGATTTGTTCGAACTTTGCTCAGCGATATATCGCTCAAGACCAAAGTTTTTTCgggccattttatttcatttcagtgCCAAAGTTTGATACTATGTCACATGTGTCCATACTACCCCGTAGGGAagggctatttgtcattaattttttgcccTTTACCCAAAGGCTTTtaatggtttttgtttgtcacaaaaaaaaattccccaGGGGTATCCCGGGGTTGACCCacggggaagcaaatgataagtgcaaAACTTTCACCCtgaccaggtgatctggtgacgtaatttggaggactgggaagaaaaattttaacgccgtatcccacaactgcgcgcggccttaggtattgtttccaaactccctgcagcatttccatcgccaaaactcaacagatcaatccgtgtctaccacatttcctgttactgaatgaacattcaagtagactcgacgagctctaacctcgcctctgccatgttgaattcgaaaataaggccgcgcgcggttgtgggatacggcgttaacaTTTTTCATCCCACTCCTCCGAAtaacgtcaccagatcacctgggagAGTTTAAAGAACTTTTTCAAACCAACCTCCAGGGTTCATTCCCATAACGTACGGGGTGCCTCGCACAGTGTCTTTGTACCGAGGCCCCGTACTGAAGCTGCTAAGCAGGCTTTTAGTTATAGGAGGGCAGTCATGTGGAATGGTCAAGAAAATGTGCTCGAAGACGAAGTAAATCTCAACTCTTTCAAGTTTGCCCAGTCCTAACATATAAATGTATTTTTAGCATCAGCGTAGTTTTTGGGTGGGTCTATGATGCGCCCGTGGATAATGGATATTAgcgttttaattaatgaaatttcatctcAGCTGCGGATGGAAACAAATGGTTAGAGCTAACCAAGATTCGAGCAAATGACCCCTGGACTCGTATTTCACCTCCTCCAACACTGCGAAGAGGAGGTGAAAAAGCACAGCGTAGGAGGCTTGTTCCGCATGCGTAGACCGAAAGCGAAACAAAAATATCGGAAATCATGGCTGTTGCTCTGGGTAGCCCACGATTTTGGCCAAGAGATCACTCACAGCAGTGCGTgtgtttgtgtcaaatatatatataaacctAGTATATATGGCAGCAGGGAGCGAGAGTAATTTCGGACCTTAGACCACGTGTGACACATCGCTTTTCTGTGGAGCAGCGGTTTATTTCTTTCACTGAAGAGTCGACTACGTAGATATGCGGTATATATGATAGAATCACTTTCCCATCTCTATGGTACGTGAGAGTATGGGCGTTGGTTCAATTCGCCATGTATTTGCATTTGTTGTCAAAATCAAAGACCTTCCCCTCCTGTAACATGGCTCTTGGAAGTTCCAAGTCTCAACCCTTGGCCCCAACAAAAGAGAATCTGTCTTTCAGAGCCTACACTGCCAGAAGCCCAgtttattcattattctttatTACGCCCAGCTTTAGTTGATGTTGGCACTTTTATTAGCGAGTAAATATTTCCTGTAAAGAATACATTAGGAATACTTTCTACTCTCGTTAAAACAGCCAGAAATAGATGAAATGATCCTATTCAGCACGAGGTAAACTCTCAAGAATCAAAGATTTCCGTTGAAAACATGCCAATTATCTTGGCTGTGAAGCAAATTGCTTACTCGGCTACATCATTCAAGCTACATGTGTTCTTACAGCCAGGCGGTACGTTGTCTGTTCTTTaactcgtggatacgcgaacCGTAGTGACGAGATATTGTGGGAGATGTGAGTGATTGATCACTAAGGTCTAGATAATTTCGTAACTAGTCGGCCTCGAACAATGGCGGTCGATCACAAACGACACTTGTCGTAGATCGATCGTTATCGAAGGGCCCTGCGATAAAAGTTCTCTCCCGCTCAGCGTAACCCGAACTTTCATCGTGGTGATTTTGCTGAATTTGTAACTCCCTCAGTCTTTGCTCCACACCACCCAACGGCCAATCGAGTTCTGTTCAAAACTTGAACTCGATTTTTGTTCAGTCAATACCAAACAGCACAACAGGTCAAACGCCAGCTGAGTTATTTCTACCAATAGTAGAACACTCTTTGGTTTTATCATACTATTTAAGGTCATTATGGTACGTCACTTCCAGACCGGCGTCTCGGTATAACTGATTTCACATTGTTATATCTAACATAGACGTACTTATGTATaacttatttgcatatttgagAGGTCTCTGATGTACAGTGTATTTGCCGCAGAACAATAAACGTTTACTAGAAATGCAAAACAAATGTGAGCAAACAGATAATAAACTGAAAGTAACAAAACGGTTGTTCTTCTCAAGGTGAAGGCCTTCCCAGGCTCCTCTCTCTCCACCGTCGCAACGAAGTGGACTATGCTCGATCGAGTAAGGTACGGGAATTATAGAAAATGCACGAAAGTGGCGTCAGGTAACAAAgcaaataacaaagaaattttgATTGACAGTTTCCGGACATGAATACTCCTCCATAGATCGTCTCTAAGAAACTAGACTCAAATGACGCGATATTGAGACGTTTCATTTACTTAAACCTTTAAATGGATTTAATGAAATTTCCATTACAAAGCAAGTGATACACATTCATTAGCGAgctcggaaaaaaaaattgatcggCTTATTTTAAAGTGTAGCTTCTGGACTAGATTGAATGCACAGCATGTTTGACAGTATAAGCactttggtattttttttgttaagtaaAAAATCTGTTGTGTTAAATAGCACGTGAGTGGTTTTGTTAAGTGGTTTGGCATTGCAAGCAAATCCCGTATCCACTTTCAAGTTGTTCCTTTTTGGCTGCTTGCCCGACGGGAAGTGCCTCTCTTGTATTATAATTCTTTCACAGCATTCGGGAGTACTTTATCTGAAGCAGTTTCAAAACCGGGTAAGTGAAGCCATCCTTTCATaaagttaaaatttttgtttagatTACAGATTTTCTATCAATTGCGCATTTTCAGTTACAACACTATATATGGTTCTCTGGAAATGCGTTCCCATGTCTCTATGAACCTAGTTTAAGCCCCTTAGTTGTACTCAGTTGCCCGCAGTTAAGATGACAGTATACACAGCTACGTAGAGAGAATTTCTTTCGCTCTAAAAACACATGTCTAGGAACACGCCATTTTTAACAGTCTTGGTCAACCTCAGCTCATTGTGGTAGAAAAGCTATGAGTGTAACAACTTGAAGCATAGTTAATAAAGGAGAACTTTAAGTGATGCTTATCTTGGAACAAGGTGGTACTAACACTGTTTGGTTGTTAGTGTAAATTTCATCTGAGACTGCGCTCTATTCAAAGAGTGCGTGTGTAGGGAAAGTACGCCTTGTTGCCTTAAAGATACGTCGAACATACTGCTTCATAGAGTGTCATGACTTCCTGTCATTTGCGATTTAGGAAATTCAAACATTTGTACACACATCAAATGTCGCACTTGCATGTATCATTCTACTATAGCCCACTGATGCAAGGTCCTAAAGCCGGGTAGTATTATGTCGTGACTCATTTCACGTTTCCATTTCTTTCTTAACTGAGAAAAAAGTCAAAGAAAGCAAGGGGCCAATTGATACATTTTTTGACTGAAAAAAATACCTGGCATGGATCTTTGTCAAAAGAATAGTCATCGGCTTAGCTGCATTTCGATACCGACATCTGACATGTAGGGTATATTACAATGTTGACAGACTGAAAAACATACTTTATATTGCCTTTTCGAACAAATGTCGTTT
The Acropora muricata isolate sample 2 chromosome 3, ASM3666990v1, whole genome shotgun sequence genome window above contains:
- the LOC136910717 gene encoding density-regulated protein homolog isoform X2; this encodes MAAEVERVIPRGNATKSEEKIEYPLEVQYCGVCSLPLEYCEYTAEYEKLADQLAATDVSEGATKKKQTRGGKGVVRVPKKKNVTKKVTLSRAQRNKKKYVTVVTGLGTFDIDLKKAAKLFAQKYSCGSSVTGPDEIVIQGDVLDDLLDFIPEKWPEIDEDSMDDLGNQKR
- the LOC136910717 gene encoding density-regulated protein homolog isoform X1, coding for MAAEVERVIPRGNATKSEEKIEYPLEVQYCGVCSLPLEYCEYTAEYEKCKEWLKTNLPDVYDELISQVADQLAATDVSEGATKKKQTRGGKGVVRVPKKKNVTKKVTLSRAQRNKKKYVTVVTGLGTFDIDLKKAAKLFAQKYSCGSSVTGPDEIVIQGDVLDDLLDFIPEKWPEIDEDSMDDLGNQKR